One segment of Panicum virgatum strain AP13 chromosome 3K, P.virgatum_v5, whole genome shotgun sequence DNA contains the following:
- the LOC120698592 gene encoding DAR GTPase 3, chloroplastic-like isoform X2: MSRSPPLTPEGRETAQMACVAALLASPALLPFPSTASSTATSSCSRPAVVARAPRQQPRGRRALRRFDEVEGVSKKRRGIGGGASGAAGSQASSPRRDRGLAVDFKESQVRGASNCFCFVVQVAEFEDLEEDKFLNVVVKVAGDTLLGLYEKERLGLSQYADESEEETYWETLDADLRYWTRSLRPVQWYPGHIAKTEKELKEQLRLMDVVIEIRDARIPLSTSHPKMDSWLGNRRRIIVLNREDMISTEDRNAWATYFANQGTEVVFANGQLGMGTMKLGRMAKSVASGVNTKRKEKGLLPRPVRAGIVGYPNVGKSSLINRLLKRRMCPAAPRPGVTRELKWVHFGTDLELLDSPGILPMRISDQTAAIKLAICDDIGERSYDFPDVAAILVQMLIRHPAVEAL; encoded by the exons ATGTCGAGGAGCCCGCCGCTCACTCCCGAGGGGAGAGAAACCGCCCAAATGGCGTGCGTCGCCGCGCtcctcgcttccccggcgctcctccccttcccctccACCGCCTCATCCACGGCCACGTCCTCCTGCTCCCgccccgccgtcgtcgcccgcgcgccgcgccagcAGCCGCGAGGGCGACGCGCGCTCCGGCGCTTCGATGAG GTGGAAGGGGTGTCGAAGAAGCGGCGCGGCATCGGAGGAGGAGCCAGCGGCGCTGCGGGGTCGCAGGCATCGTCGCCGCGCAGGGACAGGGGGCTCGCCGTCGACTTCAAGGAGTCGCAGGTCCGAGGCGCATCGaattgtttttgttttgttgtACAG GTTGCTGAGTTTGAAGATCTTGAAGAGGACAAATTCCTTAATGTTGTTGTCAAG GTTGCTGGTGACACATTGCTTGGTTTATATGAGAAAGAGAGATTAGGTCTCTCACAATATGCGGACGAGTCTGAAGAAGAGACATATTGGGAAACCTTGGATGCTGATTTGCGCTACTGGACCAGATCACTGCGCCCAGTGCAG TGGTATCCTGGTCACATTGCAAAAACGGAGAAGGAATTGAAGGAACAGTTAAGGCTCATGGATGTTGTCATAGAGATCCGTGATGCTAGGATTCCCTTGTCCACCAGCCACCCTAAG ATGGACTCCTGGCTAGGCAACCGGAGAAGGATCATAGTCTTGAATCGTGAGGACATGATCTCAACTGAGGACAGGAATGCATGGGCTACTTACTTTGCTAATCAGGGCACCGAAGTTGTCTTCGCCAATGGGCAGCTGGGCATG GGTACAATGAAATTAGGTAGGATGGCAAAATCAGTAGCATCTGGTGTGAACACAAAGCGAAAGGAAAAGGGACTACTTCCTCGTCCG GTTCGAGCTGGAATAGTTGGATATCCAAATGTTGGCAAATCTTCCTTGATTAATCGCTTGCTGAAACGAAGAATGTGCCCAGCAGCACCTAGACCAGGTGTCACAAGAGAGCTTAA GTGGGTTCATTTCGGAACAGACCTAGAGTTGCTAGATTCACCTGGAATTTTGCCTATGCGAATTAGTGACCAGACAGCTGCAATTAAGCTTGCTATATGTGATGATATCGGAGAAAGGTCATATGATTTCCCTGATGTGGCCGCAATTCTTGTACAAATGTTGATAAGACACCCTGCAGTAG AAGCGCTTTGA
- the LOC120698592 gene encoding DAR GTPase 3, chloroplastic-like isoform X1, with protein MSRSPPLTPEGRETAQMACVAALLASPALLPFPSTASSTATSSCSRPAVVARAPRQQPRGRRALRRFDEVEGVSKKRRGIGGGASGAAGSQASSPRRDRGLAVDFKESQVRGASNCFCFVVQVAEFEDLEEDKFLNVVVKVAGDTLLGLYEKERLGLSQYADESEEETYWETLDADLRYWTRSLRPVQWYPGHIAKTEKELKEQLRLMDVVIEIRDARIPLSTSHPKMDSWLGNRRRIIVLNREDMISTEDRNAWATYFANQGTEVVFANGQLGMGTMKLGRMAKSVASGVNTKRKEKGLLPRPVRAGIVGYPNVGKSSLINRLLKRRMCPAAPRPGVTRELKWVHFGTDLELLDSPGILPMRISDQTAAIKLAICDDIGERSYDFPDVAAILVQMLIRHPAVGSEAL; from the exons ATGTCGAGGAGCCCGCCGCTCACTCCCGAGGGGAGAGAAACCGCCCAAATGGCGTGCGTCGCCGCGCtcctcgcttccccggcgctcctccccttcccctccACCGCCTCATCCACGGCCACGTCCTCCTGCTCCCgccccgccgtcgtcgcccgcgcgccgcgccagcAGCCGCGAGGGCGACGCGCGCTCCGGCGCTTCGATGAG GTGGAAGGGGTGTCGAAGAAGCGGCGCGGCATCGGAGGAGGAGCCAGCGGCGCTGCGGGGTCGCAGGCATCGTCGCCGCGCAGGGACAGGGGGCTCGCCGTCGACTTCAAGGAGTCGCAGGTCCGAGGCGCATCGaattgtttttgttttgttgtACAG GTTGCTGAGTTTGAAGATCTTGAAGAGGACAAATTCCTTAATGTTGTTGTCAAG GTTGCTGGTGACACATTGCTTGGTTTATATGAGAAAGAGAGATTAGGTCTCTCACAATATGCGGACGAGTCTGAAGAAGAGACATATTGGGAAACCTTGGATGCTGATTTGCGCTACTGGACCAGATCACTGCGCCCAGTGCAG TGGTATCCTGGTCACATTGCAAAAACGGAGAAGGAATTGAAGGAACAGTTAAGGCTCATGGATGTTGTCATAGAGATCCGTGATGCTAGGATTCCCTTGTCCACCAGCCACCCTAAG ATGGACTCCTGGCTAGGCAACCGGAGAAGGATCATAGTCTTGAATCGTGAGGACATGATCTCAACTGAGGACAGGAATGCATGGGCTACTTACTTTGCTAATCAGGGCACCGAAGTTGTCTTCGCCAATGGGCAGCTGGGCATG GGTACAATGAAATTAGGTAGGATGGCAAAATCAGTAGCATCTGGTGTGAACACAAAGCGAAAGGAAAAGGGACTACTTCCTCGTCCG GTTCGAGCTGGAATAGTTGGATATCCAAATGTTGGCAAATCTTCCTTGATTAATCGCTTGCTGAAACGAAGAATGTGCCCAGCAGCACCTAGACCAGGTGTCACAAGAGAGCTTAA GTGGGTTCATTTCGGAACAGACCTAGAGTTGCTAGATTCACCTGGAATTTTGCCTATGCGAATTAGTGACCAGACAGCTGCAATTAAGCTTGCTATATGTGATGATATCGGAGAAAGGTCATATGATTTCCCTGATGTGGCCGCAATTCTTGTACAAATGTTGATAAGACACCCTGCAGTAG GTTCAGAAGCGCTTTGA
- the LOC120698592 gene encoding DAR GTPase 3, chloroplastic-like isoform X3, translating to MSRSPPLTPEGRETAQMACVAALLASPALLPFPSTASSTATSSCSRPAVVARAPRQQPRGRRALRRFDEVEGVSKKRRGIGGGASGAAGSQASSPRRDRGLAVDFKESQVAEFEDLEEDKFLNVVVKVAGDTLLGLYEKERLGLSQYADESEEETYWETLDADLRYWTRSLRPVQWYPGHIAKTEKELKEQLRLMDVVIEIRDARIPLSTSHPKMDSWLGNRRRIIVLNREDMISTEDRNAWATYFANQGTEVVFANGQLGMGTMKLGRMAKSVASGVNTKRKEKGLLPRPVRAGIVGYPNVGKSSLINRLLKRRMCPAAPRPGVTRELKWVHFGTDLELLDSPGILPMRISDQTAAIKLAICDDIGERSYDFPDVAAILVQMLIRHPAVGSEAL from the exons ATGTCGAGGAGCCCGCCGCTCACTCCCGAGGGGAGAGAAACCGCCCAAATGGCGTGCGTCGCCGCGCtcctcgcttccccggcgctcctccccttcccctccACCGCCTCATCCACGGCCACGTCCTCCTGCTCCCgccccgccgtcgtcgcccgcgcgccgcgccagcAGCCGCGAGGGCGACGCGCGCTCCGGCGCTTCGATGAG GTGGAAGGGGTGTCGAAGAAGCGGCGCGGCATCGGAGGAGGAGCCAGCGGCGCTGCGGGGTCGCAGGCATCGTCGCCGCGCAGGGACAGGGGGCTCGCCGTCGACTTCAAGGAGTCGCAG GTTGCTGAGTTTGAAGATCTTGAAGAGGACAAATTCCTTAATGTTGTTGTCAAG GTTGCTGGTGACACATTGCTTGGTTTATATGAGAAAGAGAGATTAGGTCTCTCACAATATGCGGACGAGTCTGAAGAAGAGACATATTGGGAAACCTTGGATGCTGATTTGCGCTACTGGACCAGATCACTGCGCCCAGTGCAG TGGTATCCTGGTCACATTGCAAAAACGGAGAAGGAATTGAAGGAACAGTTAAGGCTCATGGATGTTGTCATAGAGATCCGTGATGCTAGGATTCCCTTGTCCACCAGCCACCCTAAG ATGGACTCCTGGCTAGGCAACCGGAGAAGGATCATAGTCTTGAATCGTGAGGACATGATCTCAACTGAGGACAGGAATGCATGGGCTACTTACTTTGCTAATCAGGGCACCGAAGTTGTCTTCGCCAATGGGCAGCTGGGCATG GGTACAATGAAATTAGGTAGGATGGCAAAATCAGTAGCATCTGGTGTGAACACAAAGCGAAAGGAAAAGGGACTACTTCCTCGTCCG GTTCGAGCTGGAATAGTTGGATATCCAAATGTTGGCAAATCTTCCTTGATTAATCGCTTGCTGAAACGAAGAATGTGCCCAGCAGCACCTAGACCAGGTGTCACAAGAGAGCTTAA GTGGGTTCATTTCGGAACAGACCTAGAGTTGCTAGATTCACCTGGAATTTTGCCTATGCGAATTAGTGACCAGACAGCTGCAATTAAGCTTGCTATATGTGATGATATCGGAGAAAGGTCATATGATTTCCCTGATGTGGCCGCAATTCTTGTACAAATGTTGATAAGACACCCTGCAGTAG GTTCAGAAGCGCTTTGA
- the LOC120698591 gene encoding protein PSK SIMULATOR 1-like codes for MGGLCSKVSAVDKSPSDTTLGRNQVADHEPGAAVEVEKPPVSGKDTAAAKRLEEQRQSFSFLESVVPGLAFNGGANAGGDAGSRTSPQLTRSLSQRAGLGKAKAGAAKVSEVSSILGRASTVGLEKAVEVLDTLGSSMTSLNSSSGFVSSNAAKGNTISMLAFEVANTIVRGSNLMRSLSEPSIKHLKEVVFHSEGVQHLISKDIDELLKMAAADKREELEVFTKEVVRFGNRCKDPQWHNLGRYFERLASERTPQNHLKEDAESVMQKLVTCAQFTAELYHEFHALDRFEQDYRHKQKEQSGLSSRGDSLDILKQEVKGQSKHVKSLKKRSLWSKNLDEVMEKLVDIVQFLHLEIHKTFGRADNEERQEPVKHYNRLGPAGLALHYANIINQIDNLVSRSCAMPPNARDTLYHGLPPTVKSALRSKLQSFELKEELTAPQIKAEMEKTLRWLVPFASNTTKAHHGFGWVGEWANTGSELNCKQSGHMDMTRIETLYHAEKEKADALILDLVVWLHHLISKSRNGHGGVRSPIKSPMSSPTKRGAAITLLAGKTNSSSPILTQEDQDMLRDVKYRKFVPGISKSQEFDTKSSHSKQSRLSKSNSHSPASGNRKDLLPVRRSSMLPVIDFEIDRTKALDLIDRLDDLKIQ; via the exons ATGGGAGGCCTCTGCTCGAAGGTCTCGGCCGTAGACAAGTCGCCGAGCGACACAACGCTTGGTCGGAACCAGGTTGCCGATCATGAGCcaggggcggcggtggaggtggagaagccGCCGGTGTCCGGCAAGGATACTGCGGCGGCGAAGCGGCTGGAAGAGCAGCGACAGTCTTTCTCCTTCCTGGAGAGCGTCGTACCTGGGCTTGCTTTTAATGGCGGGGCtaacgccggcggcgacgcggggtCCAGGACCTCGCCGCAGCTGACCAGGTCGTTGTCGCAGAGGGCTGGTTTGGGCAAGGCAAAAGCTGGCGCTGCCAAG GTTTCTGAAGTGAGCTCAATTTTAGGTAGAGCAAGCACTGTTGGGCTTGAGAAAGCGGTGGAGGTTCTAGACACACTTGGCAGTAGCATGACAAGTTTAAATTCTAGTAGTGGTTTTGTGTCAAGTAATGCAGCGAAGGGAAACACAATATCTATGTTGGCTTTTGAGGTGGCAAATACTATAGTTAGAGGCTCCAATCTGATGCGTTCTCTGTCGGAGCCTAGCATAAAGCATCTCAAAGAAGTAGTGTTTCATTCAGAAGGTGTTCAACACCTTATATCCAAAGATATTGATGAATTACTCAAGATGGCAGCTGCTGACAAAAG GGAAGAATTAGAAGTATTCACAAAAGAGGTTGTTCGCTTTGGAAACCGTTGCAAGGATCCTCAGTGGCACAACTTGGGCCGCTACTTTGAAAG GTTGGCATCAGAACGAACACCACAAAATCACCTGAAAGAAGATGCAGAATCAGTAATGCAGAAATTGGTCACCTGCGCTCAATTTACAGCT GAATTATATCATGAATTTCATGCTTTGGATAGATTTGAACAGGATTACCGTCATAAACAGAAAGAACAGTCTGGCTTGAGTTCAAGAG GAGACAGTCTGGATATACTGAAGCAGGAAGTGAAGGGTCAGAGTAAGCATGTTAAAAGTTTGAAAAAGAGGTCACTTTGGTCCAAAAATTTGGATGAG GTGATGGAAAAGCTCGTAGACATTGTCCAGTTCTTACATTTGGAGATACATAAGACCTTCGGCCGTGCTG ACAATGAAGAGCGACAAGAACCTGTCAAACACTACAATAGATTGGGACCAGCAGGCCTTGCTTTGCATTATGCAAATATCATCAATCAGATTGATAATCTT GTTTCTCGATCATGTGCAATGCCTCCAAACGCAAGGGATACCTTATATCATGGTTTGCCACCTACTGTCAAATCTGCTCTTCGTTCTAAGCTACAATCTTTTGAACTCAAGGAAGAG CTTACAGCTCCTCAGATCAAAGCTGAAATGGAGAAAACTTTGCGATGGCTTGTCCCTTTTGCTAGTAACACAACTAA GGCACACCATGGCTTCGGTTGGGTTGGAGAGTGGGCAAATACAGG ATCTGAGTTAAACTGTAAGCAATCAGGGCATATGGACATGACCCGAATCGAGACGTTGTATCATGCTGAGAAGGAGAAGGCTGATGCGCTTATACTTGATCTTGTTGTGTGGCTTCATCATCTTATCAGTAAATCAAGAAATGGCCATGGAGGTGTAAGGTCTCCCATCAAATCTCCCATGAGCTCACCAACAAAAAGGGGTGCCGCAATCACACTGTTGGCGGGCAAAACGAACAGTTCATCACCGATTCTGACACAAGAGGACCAGGATATGCTAAGGGATGTTAAGTACAGGAAATTTGTCCCTGGAATAAGTAAAAGTCAAGAGTTTGACACAAAGTCAAGTCACAGCAAACAGAGTAGGCTGAGTAAGAGCAATAGCCACTCTCCAGCCAGTGGCAACAGGAAAGACTTGCTCCCAGTTAGGAGGTCTTCCATGCTTCCAGTTATTGACTTCGAGATTGACAGGACCAAAGCTTTGGATCTAATCGACAGGCTTGACGACCTAAAAATACAATGA